The following coding sequences are from one Holophagales bacterium window:
- a CDS encoding class I SAM-dependent methyltransferase — protein MNAGSEVAVPGVLEVVRASSALPALARAHLAARLSSAPWARVVGALALEGSALLDVGCGPGLLAHLLDRLGYAGTYLGVDPDERKVERARAWVGESPRRTFRTGGIERVTERAFDQAVIVDVLYLVPRAERAALVAQAASRLRSAGRLVVLTSGGGPRWKRSLDRLQERLAVAVVGMTRGAVVDPCDGAEVAGLLSGAGLVDVRVEAAGAGYLHGFELVTGRPLGVRS, from the coding sequence ATGAACGCCGGGTCTGAAGTCGCCGTACCGGGAGTCCTCGAGGTCGTCCGCGCATCGAGTGCCCTCCCGGCCCTGGCGCGGGCGCACCTGGCGGCACGCCTCTCGAGCGCACCCTGGGCTCGCGTCGTGGGCGCCCTCGCGCTCGAGGGCTCGGCGCTCCTCGACGTCGGGTGCGGGCCGGGGCTCCTCGCACACCTTCTCGACCGGCTCGGCTATGCCGGGACCTACCTCGGCGTGGACCCGGACGAGCGGAAGGTGGAGAGGGCCCGGGCCTGGGTGGGGGAATCCCCGCGCCGGACGTTCCGCACCGGCGGCATCGAGCGCGTCACGGAGAGGGCGTTCGACCAGGCCGTGATCGTGGACGTCCTCTACCTCGTCCCGCGGGCGGAGCGGGCCGCGCTCGTGGCCCAGGCCGCCTCCCGCCTCCGGTCTGCAGGCCGTCTCGTCGTCCTCACGAGCGGCGGCGGGCCGCGGTGGAAGAGGTCCCTCGACAGGCTGCAGGAGCGGCTCGCCGTCGCGGTCGTCGGTATGACGCGGGGCGCGGTGGTGGATCCCTGCGACGGGGCCGAGGTGGCCGGGCTCCTCTCCGGCGCGGGGCTCGTCGACGTGCGCGTCGAGGCCGCCGGCGCCGGCTACCTCCACGGATTCGAGCTCGTCACCGGCCGACCGCTTGGGGTCAGGTCTTGA
- a CDS encoding bifunctional homocysteine S-methyltransferase/methylenetetrahydrofolate reductase, whose protein sequence is MKHDIRERLKTDVLLADGAMGTLLVSRGAAPESPRAPLAIAQPELVREIYDDYVEAGTQILTTNTWDANRVKLAKFDWADSLEKINRASVRLAHEAAAGEYVLVAGDVGPLGQLVKPYGPLTKAMVRELFSEQIRILLEEKVDLLLFETFSSRLEAIEAIKAARDLSKEIPILASMTFLADGKTTFGTEVVEALSALEEAGADVVGMNCTIGPQETLEVFQKVVSRVGVPVAAMPNAGYPWNVSGRTVYPATPDYFREVARDFVKAGAAIVGGCCGTTPAHVAAMAREVVGKRRAVVERVARALVSAPAAPAAESLETSPLKRKLADPRALVVTVEIEPPKGTDASAALDGAQLLRSYGVDAVNVTDNPMARLRMSSIAVAHMIRHETGVDTVFHFSPRDRNVLSIQSDLLGAAGLGIKALLVVGGDPLKIGDYPQGRHVGEVDTLGLLRIVRGLNSGVDLVGSPIGTSTSFAIACAANPAASDLDVEISKLSAKIEAGATFAQTQPVYDVAALDRFFARPEARLIPVLVGLIPPKSLKQALYFANEVPGMFVPEAILARMRKAAEKGPQFEAEEGLSIGIELAGAIAERARGIHLMPMARYDVVQRVLASLPARGEPSSVAAGTGEGR, encoded by the coding sequence ATGAAGCACGACATCCGCGAGCGCCTGAAGACCGACGTTCTCCTCGCCGACGGGGCGATGGGGACGCTCCTCGTTTCGCGCGGTGCGGCCCCCGAGAGCCCTCGCGCCCCCCTCGCCATCGCCCAGCCCGAGCTCGTGCGGGAGATCTACGACGACTACGTCGAGGCGGGCACGCAGATCCTGACGACGAACACCTGGGACGCGAACCGGGTCAAGCTCGCCAAGTTCGACTGGGCCGACTCCCTCGAGAAGATCAACCGCGCCTCCGTCCGCCTCGCCCACGAGGCCGCCGCCGGCGAGTACGTCCTCGTGGCAGGCGACGTCGGGCCGCTCGGCCAGCTCGTCAAGCCCTACGGGCCGCTCACGAAGGCGATGGTCCGCGAGCTCTTCTCCGAGCAGATCCGCATCCTCCTCGAGGAAAAGGTCGACCTCCTCCTCTTCGAGACCTTCTCCTCGAGGCTCGAGGCGATCGAGGCGATCAAGGCGGCGCGCGACCTTTCGAAGGAGATCCCCATCCTCGCCTCGATGACGTTCCTCGCCGACGGCAAGACGACGTTCGGGACCGAGGTCGTCGAGGCGCTGTCGGCGCTGGAGGAGGCAGGAGCGGACGTCGTCGGCATGAACTGCACGATCGGCCCGCAGGAGACTCTCGAGGTCTTCCAGAAGGTCGTCTCCCGGGTCGGCGTCCCCGTCGCCGCGATGCCGAACGCCGGCTACCCCTGGAACGTCTCGGGGCGGACGGTCTACCCCGCCACGCCCGACTACTTCCGCGAGGTCGCGCGCGACTTCGTGAAGGCCGGCGCCGCGATCGTCGGCGGCTGCTGCGGCACGACGCCCGCCCACGTCGCCGCCATGGCGAGAGAAGTCGTCGGGAAGAGGAGAGCGGTCGTCGAACGCGTCGCCCGCGCGCTCGTCTCCGCCCCCGCGGCCCCGGCGGCCGAGTCGCTCGAGACCTCGCCGCTGAAGAGAAAGCTCGCCGACCCGAGAGCGCTCGTCGTCACCGTGGAGATCGAGCCGCCGAAGGGGACCGACGCCTCCGCCGCGCTCGACGGCGCCCAGCTCCTCCGGAGCTACGGCGTCGACGCCGTCAACGTCACCGACAACCCGATGGCACGCCTCCGGATGTCCTCGATCGCCGTGGCGCACATGATCCGGCACGAGACGGGGGTCGATACCGTCTTCCACTTCTCCCCGCGGGACCGGAACGTCCTCAGCATCCAGTCGGACCTCCTCGGCGCGGCCGGGCTCGGCATCAAGGCGCTCCTCGTCGTCGGCGGCGACCCGCTGAAGATCGGCGACTACCCGCAGGGACGGCACGTCGGCGAGGTCGACACGCTCGGCCTCCTCCGGATCGTGAGAGGGCTCAACTCCGGCGTCGACCTGGTGGGCTCGCCGATCGGGACCTCCACGTCGTTCGCCATCGCCTGTGCCGCGAACCCGGCCGCTTCCGACCTCGACGTCGAGATCTCCAAGCTCTCCGCCAAGATCGAGGCGGGTGCGACCTTCGCCCAGACGCAGCCGGTCTACGACGTCGCGGCCCTCGACCGCTTCTTCGCCCGGCCCGAGGCCCGGCTCATCCCGGTCCTCGTCGGTCTCATCCCGCCGAAGAGCCTGAAGCAGGCGCTCTACTTCGCGAACGAGGTCCCCGGGATGTTCGTCCCCGAGGCGATCCTCGCGCGGATGCGCAAGGCCGCCGAGAAGGGGCCTCAGTTCGAGGCGGAAGAAGGGCTCTCCATCGGCATCGAGCTCGCGGGTGCCATCGCCGAGCGTGCCCGCGGCATCCACCTCATGCCGATGGCGCGGTACGACGTCGTGCAGAGGGTTCTCGCGTCGCTGCCGGCGCGCGGGGAGCCCTCGTCCGTCGCCGCCGGGACGGGGGAAGGCCGATGA
- the metH gene encoding methionine synthase has translation MRRPAPLPATLAAALSERIVVLDGGMGTMIQPYRLDEAAYRGARFADHPRELQGCADVLPLTRPDVVGEIHRAYLEAGADILETCTFSAQAISMADYGLEGHVREMNAAAARVAREAVRAFEAASPGRHAWVAGSIGPTNRTLSLAVDVNDPGKRTNVFADFVSAYAEQVRGLLDGGVDLLLVETVFDTLVGKAALVAVEEVFAERGTAVPLMLSVTITDRSGRTLSGQMVEAFWNSVSHAPLLSVGLNCALGAKEMRPYVEELSRIAPVLVSAYPNAGLPNAFGGFDETPESMAKDLRAFAEAGWVNVVGGCCGTNPAHIRAIAEAVKGIPPRPVPTVDRLTRLSGLEPLTIRPDSNFIVVGERTNVTGSPRFARLVAANDYEGALAVARQQVEGGANVLDVCMDEGMLDSVAAMRRFLNLLSADPDIARIPVMVDSSRWEVIETGLTCLQGKSVVNSISLKDGEATFRERARTVRRFGAAAVVMAFDEEGQAATADRKVEVCRRAYRILVDEEGFPPEDVFFDPNVLTVGTGIEEHADYALAFFEATRRIKAELPHAKVSGGVSNVSFAFRGNNPVREAMHAAFLYHAIAAGMDMGIVNAGQLAVYEEVPRELLGLVEDVLLNRRPDATERLVAFAEGLKARDTGAAPQAHAETWRSGTVEERLAHALVKGNADHVEADTLEALEKLGAPLAVIEGPLMAGMNVVGDLFGSGKMFLPQVVKSARVMKKSVAVLTPHLEAQKAAGTMKAAGKVLLATVKGDVHDIGKNIVGVVLACNGYEVIDLGVMVAADRIAKAARETGADLVGLSGLITPSLDEMVHTVRELSREGIAVPILIGGATTSPAHTAVKIAPAAPQPVVHVADASRAVGVAGSLLSDELRPAFLAKNAALQDVLRKDHAGRQSKPLLPLAGARARRRTFDWATADLPAPSFTGVRAEEDVPLTELIPFVDWSPFFHAWELRGRYPQILDDAVVGEKARELFADAEALLAEIVEQRLLQARAVWGLFPANSVGDDLELYSDSRGEHLLATLHTLRQQQEKSGDAPYEALADFVAPRESGRRDHVGLFAVTAGHGLPALCERFEKDHDDYRSILAKALADRLAEASAERLHKLAREAWGFGQTEALTNDDLIRERYRGIRPAPGYPACPDHTEKRTLFALLDAPANAGITLTESLAMFPAASVSGFVLAHPEAHYFAVGRLGRDQVTDYARRKGMPLHEAERWLAPNLGYEAEGAGS, from the coding sequence ATGAGGAGGCCCGCTCCGCTCCCGGCCACCCTCGCGGCCGCCCTTTCCGAGCGGATCGTCGTCCTGGACGGCGGGATGGGGACGATGATCCAGCCCTACCGGCTGGACGAGGCCGCCTATCGCGGCGCGCGCTTCGCGGACCACCCGCGCGAGCTGCAGGGGTGCGCCGACGTCCTCCCGCTCACCCGCCCCGACGTCGTCGGCGAGATCCACCGCGCCTACCTCGAGGCGGGGGCCGACATCCTCGAGACCTGCACGTTCAGCGCGCAGGCGATCTCGATGGCCGACTACGGCCTCGAGGGGCACGTCCGCGAGATGAACGCCGCGGCCGCGCGCGTGGCGCGCGAGGCGGTCCGCGCGTTCGAGGCGGCGAGCCCCGGCAGGCACGCCTGGGTCGCCGGGTCGATCGGCCCGACGAACCGGACCCTCTCCCTGGCCGTCGACGTGAACGACCCCGGAAAGCGGACGAACGTCTTCGCCGACTTCGTCTCGGCCTACGCCGAGCAGGTGCGCGGCCTCCTGGACGGCGGCGTCGACCTTCTCCTCGTCGAGACGGTCTTCGATACGCTCGTCGGCAAGGCCGCCCTCGTCGCCGTCGAGGAGGTCTTCGCCGAGCGCGGGACGGCCGTGCCGCTCATGCTCTCGGTGACGATCACCGACCGGAGCGGCCGGACCCTCTCGGGACAGATGGTCGAGGCGTTCTGGAACTCCGTCTCCCACGCCCCGCTCCTCTCGGTCGGCCTCAACTGCGCCCTGGGCGCGAAGGAAATGCGCCCCTACGTCGAGGAGCTCTCGCGCATCGCGCCCGTCCTCGTCTCGGCCTACCCGAACGCGGGCCTCCCGAACGCCTTCGGCGGCTTCGACGAGACGCCGGAGTCGATGGCGAAGGACCTGCGGGCGTTCGCCGAGGCGGGCTGGGTGAACGTCGTCGGCGGCTGCTGCGGCACGAACCCTGCGCATATCCGGGCCATCGCCGAGGCCGTGAAGGGGATCCCGCCGCGGCCCGTACCGACGGTCGATCGGCTCACGCGCCTCTCCGGCCTCGAGCCGCTCACGATCCGCCCCGACTCCAACTTCATCGTCGTCGGCGAGAGGACGAACGTCACCGGCTCTCCGCGGTTCGCCAGGCTCGTGGCGGCAAACGACTACGAGGGGGCACTCGCCGTCGCGCGCCAGCAGGTGGAGGGGGGCGCGAACGTCCTCGACGTCTGCATGGACGAGGGGATGCTGGACTCGGTCGCGGCGATGCGTCGCTTCCTGAACCTCCTCTCGGCCGACCCCGACATCGCGCGGATTCCGGTCATGGTCGACAGCTCCCGCTGGGAGGTCATCGAGACGGGCCTGACGTGCCTGCAGGGGAAGTCCGTCGTCAACTCGATCAGCCTGAAGGACGGCGAGGCGACCTTTCGCGAGCGGGCCCGGACGGTGCGGCGGTTCGGCGCCGCCGCGGTCGTCATGGCGTTCGACGAGGAGGGGCAGGCGGCAACGGCCGACCGCAAGGTGGAGGTCTGCCGGCGCGCCTACCGGATCCTCGTCGACGAGGAGGGCTTCCCGCCGGAGGACGTCTTCTTCGACCCGAACGTCCTGACGGTCGGCACGGGCATCGAGGAGCACGCCGACTACGCCCTCGCCTTCTTCGAGGCGACACGGCGCATCAAGGCGGAGCTGCCGCACGCGAAGGTCTCCGGCGGAGTCTCGAACGTGTCGTTCGCATTCCGAGGGAACAACCCGGTGCGCGAAGCGATGCACGCGGCATTCCTCTACCACGCCATCGCCGCCGGCATGGACATGGGGATCGTCAACGCGGGCCAGCTCGCGGTCTACGAGGAGGTCCCGAGGGAGCTCCTCGGTCTCGTCGAGGACGTCCTCCTGAACCGGCGCCCCGACGCCACCGAAAGGCTCGTCGCGTTCGCCGAGGGGTTGAAGGCGCGCGACACGGGTGCCGCGCCGCAGGCGCACGCGGAGACGTGGCGCTCCGGCACCGTCGAGGAGCGGCTCGCCCACGCCCTCGTGAAGGGGAACGCCGACCACGTCGAGGCCGACACGCTCGAGGCGCTCGAGAAGCTCGGCGCGCCGCTCGCCGTCATCGAGGGGCCGCTCATGGCCGGGATGAACGTCGTCGGCGACCTCTTCGGGTCGGGGAAGATGTTCCTGCCGCAGGTCGTCAAGAGCGCCCGCGTCATGAAGAAGTCGGTCGCGGTCCTGACGCCCCACCTCGAGGCGCAGAAGGCCGCCGGGACGATGAAAGCCGCCGGGAAGGTGCTCCTCGCGACCGTGAAGGGGGACGTCCACGACATCGGCAAGAACATCGTCGGCGTCGTCCTCGCGTGCAACGGCTACGAGGTGATCGACCTCGGCGTCATGGTCGCCGCGGACCGGATCGCGAAGGCCGCGCGCGAGACGGGGGCGGACCTCGTCGGCCTCTCGGGCCTCATCACGCCGTCCCTCGACGAGATGGTCCACACCGTCCGCGAGCTCTCCCGCGAGGGCATCGCCGTCCCGATCCTGATCGGCGGCGCCACGACGAGCCCGGCCCACACGGCGGTGAAGATCGCGCCCGCGGCGCCCCAGCCCGTCGTCCACGTCGCCGACGCGAGCCGCGCCGTCGGCGTCGCCGGGAGCCTTCTCTCGGACGAGCTGCGGCCCGCGTTCCTCGCGAAGAACGCGGCGCTCCAGGACGTGCTGCGCAAGGACCACGCGGGGCGGCAGAGCAAGCCCCTGCTCCCGCTCGCCGGAGCGCGCGCCCGCAGGCGGACGTTCGACTGGGCGACGGCCGACCTGCCGGCCCCCTCCTTCACCGGCGTCCGCGCCGAGGAGGACGTTCCGCTCACGGAGCTGATCCCGTTCGTCGACTGGTCCCCCTTCTTCCACGCCTGGGAGCTGCGCGGCCGGTACCCGCAGATCCTCGACGACGCGGTCGTCGGGGAGAAGGCCCGCGAGCTCTTTGCCGACGCAGAGGCGCTCCTCGCCGAGATCGTCGAGCAGCGGCTTCTCCAGGCCCGGGCCGTCTGGGGCCTCTTCCCCGCGAACTCCGTCGGCGACGACCTCGAGCTCTACTCCGACTCCCGCGGCGAGCACCTCCTCGCGACGCTCCACACGCTCCGCCAGCAGCAGGAGAAGAGCGGCGACGCGCCCTACGAGGCGCTCGCCGACTTCGTCGCCCCCCGCGAGTCGGGGCGGCGCGACCACGTCGGCCTCTTCGCCGTCACGGCGGGGCACGGCCTCCCGGCCCTCTGCGAGCGCTTCGAGAAGGACCACGACGACTACCGCTCGATCCTCGCCAAGGCGCTCGCCGACCGCCTCGCCGAGGCCTCCGCGGAGCGCCTCCACAAGCTCGCTCGCGAGGCATGGGGCTTCGGGCAGACCGAGGCCCTCACGAACGACGACCTGATCCGCGAGCGTTACCGCGGCATCCGCCCCGCGCCCGGCTACCCCGCCTGCCCCGACCACACCGAGAAGCGGACGCTCTTCGCGCTCCTCGACGCTCCGGCGAACGCGGGCATCACCCTCACCGAGAGCCTTGCGATGTTCCCCGCCGCCTCCGTCAGCGGCTTCGTCCTCGCGCACCCCGAAGCCCACTACTTCGCCGTCGGCCGCCTCGGCCGCGACCAGGTGACCGACTACGCCCGCCGCAAGGGGATGCCGCTCCACGAGGCCGAGCGCTGGCTCGCCCCGAACCTCGGGTACGAGGCCGAGGGGGCGGGGAGCTGA
- a CDS encoding glycosyltransferase family 2 protein has translation MRAPRSVSLVVPMRNEERSLPHLLDVALDALPRHAEDWEIVLVDDASEDETVAVAEARAAAENRIRLVRHAANRGLGGALKSGFASATKEWVLYSDCDLPWDLEETGRVFRAAELTGADVVSGYRHDRTGEGVLRTIYSFLYNGLVHLAFGFPIRDVNFSCKLVRRRFLGGLPLASEGSFVDAELLVRLRNRGAVIQQVGLDYFPRTRGVSTLSSPRTILRILRDFARLTPTLRAERRRLPR, from the coding sequence ATGCGAGCCCCCCGTTCCGTCTCCCTCGTCGTCCCGATGCGAAACGAGGAGCGCAGCCTGCCCCACCTCCTCGACGTCGCGCTCGACGCCCTGCCGCGCCACGCCGAGGACTGGGAGATCGTCCTCGTGGACGACGCGTCGGAGGACGAGACCGTCGCGGTGGCCGAGGCCCGGGCCGCAGCCGAGAACCGAATCCGCCTCGTGAGGCACGCCGCGAACCGCGGGCTGGGAGGGGCGCTGAAGTCGGGCTTCGCTTCGGCGACGAAGGAGTGGGTCCTCTACAGCGACTGCGACCTCCCGTGGGACCTCGAGGAAACGGGCCGTGTCTTTCGCGCCGCAGAGCTGACCGGAGCCGACGTCGTCTCCGGCTACCGGCACGACCGCACAGGGGAGGGAGTGCTCCGGACGATCTACTCCTTCCTCTACAACGGCCTCGTCCACCTCGCGTTCGGCTTCCCGATCCGCGACGTCAACTTCTCCTGCAAGCTGGTGCGCCGGCGCTTCCTCGGGGGGCTGCCGCTCGCGAGCGAGGGCTCGTTCGTCGACGCCGAGCTCCTCGTGAGGCTCCGCAACCGCGGGGCCGTCATCCAGCAGGTCGGGCTCGACTACTTCCCGAGAACGCGCGGCGTCTCCACGCTCTCCTCTCCCCGAACGATCCTGAGGATACTGCGCGACTTTGCAAGGCTCACTCCGACGCTGCGCGCCGAGAGGCGGCGCCTTCCCCGGTGA
- a CDS encoding ChbG/HpnK family deacetylase yields MTRLVLTADDAGLAGPLSRRIAALLASGRLTATSLLPCAPAFGLAIAALRDAGVAEAGVHLCAVGGETPLSPASAVPTMAPGGRFPRAWPAVAARAATFRLRRAEVEREWEAQVVAVREAGLRVTHLDSHQHVHLLPALLPVALSLARRFDVPFVRAPRGDDPASVGTPAGAAARARARLLSLFGAAARRRVASAGLPEPPRVLGLAEAGAMTLPRWSALLERLPGDGTFEVVLHPGAEDPEAASRYPWGYEWEAESRALESEELAALFAERGVETVPFSLLAKG; encoded by the coding sequence GTGACGCGGCTCGTCCTGACCGCGGACGACGCGGGCCTCGCCGGCCCCCTGTCGCGCCGCATCGCCGCCCTCCTCGCCTCGGGCCGGCTCACGGCGACGAGCCTCCTCCCGTGTGCCCCGGCCTTCGGCCTCGCGATCGCAGCGCTCCGCGACGCGGGCGTCGCCGAGGCCGGCGTCCACCTCTGCGCCGTCGGCGGCGAGACGCCGCTCTCCCCGGCGTCGGCCGTCCCGACGATGGCTCCCGGCGGCCGGTTCCCGCGCGCCTGGCCCGCGGTCGCCGCGCGCGCCGCCACGTTCCGCCTTCGCCGCGCGGAGGTCGAGAGGGAGTGGGAGGCGCAGGTCGTCGCCGTCCGCGAGGCGGGACTGCGGGTGACGCACCTCGACTCGCACCAGCACGTCCACCTCCTCCCGGCTCTCCTGCCCGTCGCCCTCTCCCTCGCGCGTCGCTTCGACGTGCCGTTCGTCAGGGCGCCGCGCGGCGACGACCCGGCGTCCGTCGGGACTCCCGCGGGGGCGGCGGCCCGGGCGAGGGCACGGCTCCTCTCCCTGTTCGGGGCGGCGGCTCGCCGCCGCGTCGCTTCCGCCGGCCTCCCGGAGCCCCCGCGCGTCCTCGGCCTCGCCGAGGCCGGGGCGATGACGCTCCCTCGCTGGTCGGCCCTCCTCGAGAGGCTTCCCGGCGATGGGACGTTCGAGGTCGTCCTCCACCCGGGCGCGGAAGACCCCGAGGCCGCCTCCCGCTACCCGTGGGGGTACGAGTGGGAGGCCGAATCCCGGGCGCTCGAGAGCGAGGAGCTCGCCGCGCTCTTCGCGGAACGCGGCGTCGAGACCGTCCCCTTCTCCCTCCTCGCGAAGGGCTGA
- a CDS encoding YdeI/OmpD-associated family protein translates to MGKRDPRVDAYIAKSAEFAKPILQHLREVVHGACPEAEETVKWGMPHFLHEGILCHMAAFKAHCAFGFYKSALLFDDTPKQKEAMGDMGRITSVADLPPKKELVRLVRAARRLNEERIAAPRTKTGPKPPVELPGDFAAALVANAKARATFAALPPSHRREYAEWITGAKQDATRQRRLAQAIAWLEEGKSRNWKYERC, encoded by the coding sequence ATGGGCAAGAGGGACCCGCGCGTCGACGCGTACATCGCGAAATCCGCAGAGTTCGCGAAGCCGATCCTCCAGCATCTCCGGGAGGTCGTCCACGGGGCCTGCCCGGAGGCGGAAGAGACGGTGAAATGGGGGATGCCCCACTTCCTCCACGAGGGAATCCTCTGCCACATGGCGGCCTTCAAGGCCCACTGCGCGTTCGGCTTCTACAAGTCGGCGCTTCTCTTCGACGACACGCCGAAGCAGAAGGAGGCGATGGGGGACATGGGGCGGATTACCTCTGTTGCCGACCTGCCGCCGAAGAAGGAGCTGGTCCGGCTCGTCCGGGCGGCGCGCAGGCTCAACGAGGAGAGGATCGCGGCGCCGCGCACGAAGACCGGGCCGAAGCCTCCCGTCGAGCTGCCCGGGGACTTCGCGGCCGCGCTCGTGGCGAACGCGAAAGCGCGCGCGACGTTCGCGGCGTTACCGCCGAGCCACCGGCGCGAGTACGCCGAGTGGATCACCGGGGCGAAGCAGGACGCGACACGGCAGCGCCGCCTCGCGCAGGCGATCGCGTGGCTGGAAGAGGGGAAGTCGCGGAACTGGAAGTACGAACGCTGCTAG
- a CDS encoding metallophosphoesterase has translation MGKPARHEPVTRRGQPRFVRSLFLCILLLSSSAISATEQRVVAVGDIHGEYEGLVSILQEAGLVDERLRWTGGRTTFVQVGDYLDRGPDVRKVMDLLMDLERESSRKRGRTVVLLGNHELMNLTSVLHEANPAAYAAFADRRSEKRRQTAYERYAALHDRLSTRYGRAPWPLLDASAWSEAHPLGFVEFQEALGRDGKYGRWLRSKSAVVKVDDTVFVHGGISPNAREATIDKINRQVQMEIEAFDRVREYLVAERLILPFFTYPEISAVVKLELARDAPLSSDMLRVLQTAGSIYEWTIYSPTGPLWFRGFAEWSEEEGREKVAGLLSGLGARRFVVGHHILEGGRRIVSRFGNAVFLIDTGMLRGYASDGRPSALEIVGDRTTAIYKDGRSSLNDPPLSSGRAFTLPRPRFQLASLGGAPSQPDAETVWRGPEGSTLPFRTGAEVEAFLRESKLVSVSKRKLYGATAPSKVLVKSGKVRAQAVFRSHHREEENARWESGRFTEFLRDTYLSELAAYQLSLLLGLHTVPPTVPWQLKGQPGALQLWIEEARAGWHPSETEEPSDPGLWAMESDRMLVFDVLIGNQDRHEGNVLIDSAGKVWWIDHSRAFGRERDIPADRIQRCERRIWEGLKALDPAVTAGRLAPYMSPLEVDALLERRRRLLALLEERIAERGEPAVVYTVRPGPPLRSVPRSKGPDRL, from the coding sequence ATGGGAAAACCCGCAAGGCACGAGCCCGTTACGCGGAGGGGCCAGCCCCGCTTCGTACGATCCCTGTTCCTCTGCATCCTGCTCCTGTCGTCGTCCGCGATCTCCGCGACGGAACAGCGCGTGGTGGCGGTGGGCGACATTCACGGCGAGTACGAAGGGCTCGTCTCGATTCTCCAGGAGGCCGGCCTCGTGGACGAGAGGCTTCGATGGACGGGCGGTAGAACGACCTTCGTGCAGGTGGGCGATTACCTCGATCGCGGCCCGGACGTTCGGAAGGTGATGGACCTCCTGATGGACCTCGAGCGCGAGTCCTCCAGGAAGCGCGGGCGAACCGTCGTTCTCCTCGGGAATCACGAGCTGATGAACCTGACCTCGGTTCTCCACGAGGCGAACCCGGCGGCGTACGCCGCCTTCGCCGACCGCCGTTCCGAGAAGCGCCGGCAGACGGCCTACGAGCGGTATGCCGCCCTCCACGATCGGCTCTCGACGAGGTACGGGCGGGCGCCGTGGCCGCTGCTCGACGCGAGTGCCTGGAGTGAAGCGCACCCCCTGGGCTTCGTCGAGTTCCAGGAGGCTCTCGGCCGCGACGGCAAGTACGGGCGCTGGCTGCGGAGCAAGTCGGCCGTCGTCAAGGTGGACGACACCGTGTTCGTCCACGGCGGGATCAGCCCGAACGCGAGGGAAGCCACGATCGACAAGATCAACCGCCAGGTGCAGATGGAGATCGAAGCCTTCGATCGCGTCCGCGAGTACCTCGTCGCGGAGCGGCTCATCCTGCCTTTCTTCACCTATCCCGAGATCTCCGCGGTCGTCAAGCTCGAGCTCGCGCGCGACGCACCGCTGTCCAGCGACATGCTCCGGGTCCTCCAGACCGCCGGGTCGATCTACGAATGGACGATCTACAGCCCGACCGGGCCGCTCTGGTTCCGCGGGTTCGCCGAATGGAGCGAGGAAGAAGGAAGAGAGAAGGTCGCCGGACTCCTGAGCGGCCTCGGCGCGCGGCGGTTCGTCGTGGGGCACCACATTCTCGAGGGCGGGCGGAGGATCGTCTCCCGTTTCGGCAACGCGGTGTTCCTGATCGACACCGGCATGTTGCGCGGCTATGCCTCGGACGGGCGCCCTTCGGCGCTCGAGATCGTCGGCGACCGCACCACGGCGATCTACAAGGACGGTCGCTCGAGCCTGAACGATCCGCCGTTGTCGAGCGGGCGCGCCTTCACTCTTCCCCGGCCGCGGTTCCAGCTGGCGTCGCTCGGCGGCGCACCGAGCCAGCCCGACGCCGAGACCGTCTGGCGCGGGCCCGAAGGCAGCACCCTGCCGTTCCGGACCGGCGCGGAGGTCGAGGCGTTTCTACGGGAGTCGAAGCTCGTGAGCGTCTCGAAGAGGAAGCTCTACGGCGCGACTGCGCCGTCGAAGGTCCTCGTGAAGAGCGGAAAGGTGCGCGCTCAGGCGGTCTTCCGCTCGCATCATCGCGAGGAGGAGAACGCCCGCTGGGAATCGGGGCGGTTCACGGAGTTCCTGCGCGACACGTACCTCTCCGAGCTGGCGGCGTACCAGCTCAGCCTGCTGCTGGGGCTTCACACCGTCCCCCCCACCGTACCCTGGCAGCTGAAGGGACAGCCCGGCGCTCTTCAGCTCTGGATCGAGGAGGCCCGGGCGGGATGGCACCCGAGCGAGACCGAGGAGCCGAGCGACCCCGGGCTATGGGCCATGGAGTCCGACAGGATGCTCGTCTTCGACGTGCTCATCGGGAACCAGGACCGGCACGAGGGCAACGTCCTGATCGACTCCGCCGGCAAGGTGTGGTGGATCGATCACAGCCGCGCCTTCGGCCGGGAACGGGACATCCCGGCGGATCGAATCCAGCGATGCGAGCGGCGGATATGGGAGGGCCTGAAGGCCCTCGACCCCGCCGTTACGGCCGGGCGGCTGGCTCCGTACATGAGCCCTCTCGAGGTCGACGCTCTTCTCGAGCGCCGCAGGCGCCTGCTGGCGCTGCTGGAAGAGAGGATCGCGGAGCGTGGAGAACCGGCGGTCGTCTACACCGTCAGGCCCGGTCCGCCGCTCAGAAGCGTGCCCCGCTCGAAGGGTCCCGACCGGCTCTGA